One segment of Cerasicoccus sp. TK19100 DNA contains the following:
- a CDS encoding TetR/AcrR family transcriptional regulator, translating into MKRNRQHTEKRIVDAAIDLLAEEGFQSFGVNAVAARAGVDKVLIYRYFDGLDGLLQFIGETQVFFPSAVAMLDSDALGFYSRLCEKLESEPLVICVQNWERVADNPLTQAYRRQRDLFWRDAASLLQPQSDTARSLLSVLSALPIKSVGLDDVSPLLLATEFSPVDPPAAESAQEPQERLADNLL; encoded by the coding sequence ATGAAGCGAAACCGCCAGCATACCGAAAAGCGAATCGTCGACGCGGCAATCGACCTTCTGGCGGAGGAAGGATTCCAGAGTTTTGGGGTCAACGCCGTCGCCGCACGCGCTGGCGTGGACAAAGTTTTAATCTACCGCTACTTTGACGGGCTTGATGGCTTGTTGCAGTTCATTGGCGAAACCCAGGTTTTCTTTCCCTCAGCCGTGGCGATGCTCGATAGCGATGCCCTCGGCTTTTATAGCAGGCTTTGCGAGAAGCTTGAAAGCGAACCTTTGGTGATCTGCGTGCAAAACTGGGAGCGCGTCGCGGACAACCCGCTCACGCAGGCCTATCGCCGTCAGCGCGATCTATTCTGGCGCGACGCCGCCTCGCTGCTGCAGCCGCAAAGTGACACCGCACGCTCCCTGCTCAGCGTTTTATCCGCGCTACCAATCAAGAGCGTCGGCCTGGATGACGTCTCCCCGCTCCTGCTCGCAACGGAGTTCTCCCCGGTTGATCCACCTGCCGCAGAAAGCGCCCAGGAACCCCAGGAACGACTCGCCGACAACCTGCTTTAA
- the uvrA gene encoding excinuclease ABC subunit UvrA, which yields MPIPDASMIRLRGARQNNLQGVDLDLPLGKLIVVTGLSGAGKSSLVFDTLHAEGQRRYVETFSPYTRQFLEMLDRPKVDSIENIRPSIAIRQSNTVKTSRSTVGTMTELCDYFKVWFGQVSQLIDPASGKPIHDDNPQSIWRQALKAHADASALVAFDVQRPGKLKWKQIIDSVSSQGFTRVLHGNAITRLDTLDTNTLPDDATLTIIVDKIRLAQNQRARFIDAATTALKFGQGELVLGVLDGDAPTDLERFTEGLHSPVTGETFNPATANLFSFNSPVGACPRCRGFGRVIEIDYRLVVPDETLSLAEGAIKPFQGDVYSESLRDLKKAAKSHGVPMDIPWHELSKEHRQFVLDGEPGYGEGDREWPKAWYGVRRFFNWLEGNTYKMHVRVFLSRFRSYTTCPDCEGARLVPAALNWKWRGHTLPDLYRMPIGELHALIQSSPEIDEENKPAQLALDNILTRLNYLTQVGLEYLTLDRTSRTLSGGETQRVNLTSCLGASLVDTLFVLDEPSIGLHARDIDRLIRILRNLTEQGNTVVVVEHDESVMRAADWLVEIGPQPGSGGGRVVYQGPAKQIATAAESITGKYLSGAESIKPPTLRRKVNRKQNQLQIKAATKHNLDGVDVSIPLGRFVSLTGVSGSGKSTLLNNVVHQGVLTLRGKVSDDPAQFKSITGGDQFGDIVLVDQSPISKTPRSNPALFADAWDGIRNLFAATEQARQAGLTASHFSFNSGQGRCEHCQGLGFERVEMQFLSDVYVPCPICESKRFKPEVLAIRWKEMTVHEVLSLTVSDARQFFKGQRKIEPKLSALQDVGLGYLPLGQPLNTLSGGESQRLKLVKYLSGFDQEKELPALLLLDEPTTGLHRDDVKRLIAVLQKLVDHGHSLVVIEHQLDMIFAADWLIEMGPGAGDKGGQVVFTGTPDQAAKKKTETAPYLLEALEFSSDKVVDFAVQSMALEAAEPSPTLRSEGAVIVTGAREHNLKNLDVRIPHGVFNVVTGVSGSGKSSLAFDIIFAEGQRRFMESMSSYARQFVEQLPRPDIDDLRGIPPTVAIEQRITRGTRKSTVATITEVAQYLRLLFAKVGIQHSPTTGEPVAAQSLTAIKKRLNDAVSSPEAKKAKALYLCAPLIRSRKGHHQPLANWAADHGYDLLRCDGQLVEVAKFEKLDRYREHDIELALDLGKTKARADKANTLLDEALKLGKGSCFLLTNDGNTLAWFSTSRTDPATGEAFPELDPKHFSWNSPKGWCETCRGHGVIHEWMLEHEDYEEIPDDVEGGQDCPDCHGERLHPIARAVRIPVKKSTARKLLGENAESISLPELLALPPSATLAILANLKLDQRGKQIAAEIIPEVEERLRFMDRVGLSYLTLDRATATLSGGEAQRIRLAAQLGSNLAGVLYVLDEPSIGLHARDNDDLIKSLKQLRDQGNTLLVVEHDDETMRAADNIIDLGPGAGVNGGQLLAQGDYPTITKAEKSLTGRLLRDGIPHPLRGSYRELPKKWTPRSRAKEPSWLVLREPKLRNLKGGELRLPLERLIMVSGVSGAGKSTLLRDLLHPAVDAAIEKNERKLTPTALPKKSVLSTLDAPFKELFNGNEFRKVIEVDQAPIGKTPRSTPATYIGAFDIIRDVFSTLPEARMRGLTPGAFSFNTKGGRCETCKGAGRIKLEMAFLPNSYQPCDECGGKRYGKELLDLHWNGKNIADVLEMTFDEAAVFFEFHSRLSDLMKLMVETGLGYLTLGQSSPTLSGGEAQRLKLVSELAAGLPSFKEKSRNILRRNLYILEEPTIGLHLSDCQRLIELLHRLVDQRHSVIVIEHNLDLIAEADYAIEIGPQGGENGGEILYQGNVKGLAEQANCPTSKYLKSLLRG from the coding sequence ATGCCCATCCCCGACGCATCCATGATCCGCCTGCGCGGCGCTCGCCAAAACAACCTGCAAGGTGTCGACCTCGACCTACCACTGGGTAAGCTGATCGTGGTGACGGGGCTCAGTGGCGCGGGAAAAAGTTCGCTGGTATTCGATACGCTCCACGCCGAGGGTCAGCGGCGCTACGTCGAAACGTTTTCGCCCTACACGCGCCAATTCCTCGAAATGCTCGACCGCCCCAAGGTCGACTCGATCGAGAATATCCGGCCGTCCATCGCGATTCGCCAAAGCAACACGGTGAAGACTTCGCGCTCGACCGTGGGCACGATGACCGAGCTTTGCGACTACTTCAAAGTGTGGTTCGGCCAAGTCAGCCAACTTATCGATCCCGCCTCCGGCAAACCCATCCACGATGACAACCCGCAAAGCATTTGGCGGCAGGCTCTGAAGGCGCACGCCGATGCCAGCGCCCTCGTCGCCTTCGATGTCCAGCGCCCCGGCAAGCTCAAATGGAAGCAGATTATTGACTCCGTCAGCAGTCAGGGATTCACGCGCGTGCTCCATGGAAATGCCATTACGCGCCTCGATACACTCGACACGAATACGCTGCCTGACGACGCGACGCTGACCATCATTGTGGACAAGATACGCCTCGCGCAAAACCAGCGTGCGCGCTTTATCGACGCAGCCACGACGGCGTTAAAATTCGGTCAAGGCGAGCTGGTGCTCGGCGTGTTGGACGGCGACGCACCGACTGACTTGGAGCGCTTCACCGAAGGCCTTCACTCGCCCGTAACTGGCGAAACATTTAACCCCGCCACGGCAAACCTGTTTTCCTTTAACTCCCCCGTGGGTGCATGCCCGCGATGCCGGGGCTTTGGCCGCGTAATCGAAATCGATTACCGTCTGGTTGTCCCCGACGAAACGCTCAGCTTGGCCGAAGGTGCGATCAAGCCGTTTCAGGGAGATGTTTACAGCGAGTCCCTGCGCGACCTCAAAAAAGCCGCAAAATCGCACGGCGTGCCCATGGATATTCCTTGGCACGAACTTAGCAAAGAGCACCGCCAGTTCGTCCTGGATGGCGAGCCCGGCTATGGCGAGGGCGACCGCGAATGGCCCAAAGCCTGGTATGGCGTGCGCCGCTTTTTCAATTGGCTCGAAGGCAACACCTACAAAATGCACGTGCGCGTATTTCTCTCGCGATTTCGCTCCTATACGACCTGCCCAGACTGTGAGGGCGCGCGCCTGGTCCCCGCCGCACTCAACTGGAAATGGCGCGGACACACGCTGCCCGATCTCTACCGCATGCCCATTGGCGAGCTGCATGCCCTCATCCAATCGTCGCCGGAAATCGACGAGGAAAACAAGCCCGCCCAACTCGCGTTAGACAATATTTTGACCCGTCTCAATTACCTGACGCAAGTCGGTCTGGAATACCTGACGCTTGACCGCACGAGCCGCACGCTTTCCGGTGGTGAAACGCAACGCGTCAACCTGACTTCCTGCCTCGGCGCATCCTTGGTCGACACACTCTTCGTGCTCGATGAGCCGTCCATCGGCTTGCACGCGCGCGACATTGATCGCCTGATTCGCATCCTGCGCAACCTCACTGAGCAAGGCAACACCGTGGTCGTCGTCGAGCACGACGAGAGCGTCATGCGTGCAGCGGATTGGTTGGTTGAAATCGGGCCGCAGCCGGGCAGCGGTGGCGGGCGCGTCGTTTACCAGGGCCCGGCCAAGCAGATCGCCACGGCAGCCGAAAGCATCACCGGCAAATACCTGTCGGGCGCGGAGTCGATCAAGCCACCAACTTTGCGTCGCAAAGTAAACCGCAAGCAGAATCAACTGCAAATCAAAGCCGCCACCAAGCACAACCTTGATGGCGTCGATGTTAGCATCCCACTCGGGCGTTTTGTTTCACTGACTGGCGTTTCTGGTTCCGGCAAATCCACGCTGCTGAACAATGTGGTCCACCAGGGTGTTTTAACTTTGCGCGGCAAAGTAAGTGACGACCCCGCGCAGTTTAAGAGCATCACCGGCGGTGATCAATTTGGCGACATCGTGCTCGTCGACCAATCACCAATCAGCAAAACGCCGCGCTCCAATCCCGCGCTGTTCGCTGATGCGTGGGACGGCATTCGCAACCTTTTCGCCGCCACGGAGCAGGCGCGCCAAGCAGGGCTCACGGCGTCGCACTTTTCGTTTAACTCCGGTCAGGGTCGTTGCGAACATTGCCAGGGCCTCGGCTTTGAGCGCGTGGAAATGCAGTTTCTCTCGGACGTTTATGTGCCCTGCCCGATTTGCGAATCCAAACGCTTCAAGCCCGAGGTGCTCGCGATTCGCTGGAAAGAGATGACCGTGCACGAGGTGCTTTCACTCACTGTGAGCGACGCGCGCCAATTCTTTAAGGGCCAACGCAAGATCGAGCCCAAGCTCTCCGCACTGCAAGATGTGGGGCTTGGCTACTTACCACTTGGCCAACCCCTCAACACGCTATCCGGTGGGGAATCCCAACGTTTGAAACTGGTTAAATACCTGAGTGGCTTCGACCAGGAGAAAGAGCTGCCCGCGCTGCTACTCCTCGATGAGCCGACCACCGGTCTGCACCGCGACGATGTGAAACGCCTGATCGCCGTGCTGCAAAAGCTTGTGGATCACGGGCATAGCCTGGTCGTGATCGAGCACCAGCTCGACATGATTTTCGCGGCCGATTGGCTGATCGAGATGGGGCCCGGAGCCGGCGACAAGGGAGGCCAAGTCGTCTTTACCGGCACACCCGATCAAGCTGCGAAAAAGAAAACCGAAACCGCCCCCTACCTGCTGGAAGCGCTCGAATTCAGCAGCGACAAGGTTGTCGACTTTGCAGTGCAAAGTATGGCACTAGAAGCCGCCGAACCAAGCCCAACTCTGCGCAGCGAAGGAGCTGTCATTGTCACCGGCGCGCGTGAGCACAATTTAAAGAACCTCGATGTGCGCATCCCGCACGGAGTGTTTAACGTCGTGACCGGCGTCTCCGGGTCGGGCAAATCCTCGCTCGCGTTCGACATCATTTTCGCCGAGGGCCAACGCCGTTTCATGGAGTCGATGTCGTCCTATGCGCGCCAATTTGTCGAGCAATTGCCACGCCCCGACATCGACGACCTGCGCGGCATTCCGCCCACGGTGGCGATCGAGCAGCGCATCACCCGCGGCACGCGCAAATCGACAGTGGCGACCATTACTGAAGTCGCTCAATACCTGCGCCTGCTCTTTGCCAAGGTGGGCATCCAGCACAGCCCGACCACGGGTGAACCCGTTGCCGCGCAAAGCCTGACGGCTATCAAAAAACGCCTGAACGATGCCGTCAGTTCCCCCGAGGCAAAGAAGGCCAAAGCGCTTTACCTGTGTGCGCCGTTGATTCGCTCGCGCAAGGGCCACCACCAACCATTGGCCAATTGGGCGGCTGACCACGGCTATGATTTGCTGCGGTGCGACGGCCAACTGGTCGAGGTGGCGAAGTTTGAAAAACTAGACCGCTATCGGGAGCACGATATCGAGCTCGCACTGGATCTCGGCAAAACCAAAGCGCGGGCGGACAAAGCCAACACGCTGCTCGATGAAGCGCTCAAACTCGGCAAAGGCTCCTGTTTTCTGCTCACTAACGACGGCAACACGCTGGCCTGGTTTTCGACTAGTCGGACGGACCCGGCCACCGGCGAGGCGTTCCCCGAATTGGACCCCAAGCACTTCTCGTGGAACTCACCCAAAGGCTGGTGCGAGACCTGTCGCGGCCATGGTGTGATTCATGAATGGATGCTGGAACACGAGGACTACGAGGAAATTCCAGACGACGTGGAAGGCGGCCAGGATTGCCCGGATTGTCATGGCGAGCGCCTTCACCCGATTGCACGCGCAGTCCGTATTCCGGTGAAGAAATCCACGGCCCGCAAACTGCTTGGCGAAAATGCAGAGTCCATTTCTTTGCCCGAACTGTTGGCGCTGCCGCCCTCGGCGACGCTCGCGATTTTGGCCAATCTCAAACTCGATCAGCGCGGCAAGCAAATCGCGGCCGAGATCATTCCCGAAGTCGAGGAACGCCTGCGCTTCATGGACCGCGTGGGCCTTAGCTACCTGACGCTTGATCGCGCGACCGCCACGCTCTCCGGCGGCGAGGCTCAGCGCATCCGCCTGGCAGCACAGTTGGGGTCCAATCTGGCTGGTGTGCTCTACGTGCTCGATGAGCCGTCGATCGGCTTGCATGCCAGAGATAACGACGACCTCATCAAGTCGCTCAAACAGCTGCGCGATCAGGGCAACACGCTGCTCGTAGTCGAGCATGACGACGAGACTATGCGCGCGGCGGACAACATCATCGACCTCGGGCCCGGTGCCGGCGTCAACGGTGGGCAGTTGCTCGCTCAAGGCGACTACCCAACAATTACCAAGGCCGAAAAAAGCTTAACCGGCCGCCTGCTGCGCGACGGCATCCCCCATCCGCTGCGCGGCAGCTATCGCGAACTACCGAAAAAGTGGACGCCGCGTTCTCGCGCAAAAGAGCCGAGTTGGCTGGTTTTGCGCGAACCCAAATTGCGCAATCTCAAAGGCGGCGAACTACGCTTGCCGTTGGAGCGGTTGATCATGGTTTCCGGCGTATCCGGAGCGGGCAAAAGCACCCTGCTCCGCGACTTGCTGCATCCTGCCGTCGATGCTGCCATCGAGAAAAATGAACGTAAGCTGACGCCCACGGCATTACCCAAAAAATCGGTACTTTCGACGCTCGATGCACCATTCAAGGAGCTCTTTAACGGCAACGAATTCCGTAAGGTGATCGAGGTCGACCAGGCACCCATCGGCAAGACCCCGCGCTCGACACCCGCCACTTATATTGGCGCGTTCGACATCATTCGCGATGTATTCTCCACGCTGCCCGAGGCACGTATGCGCGGTCTCACACCGGGGGCATTTTCCTTCAACACCAAGGGCGGACGCTGTGAGACATGTAAGGGCGCTGGCCGCATCAAGCTGGAGATGGCCTTTCTTCCCAACAGCTACCAGCCATGCGACGAGTGTGGTGGCAAACGCTACGGCAAGGAGCTGCTCGACTTGCATTGGAACGGCAAAAACATCGCTGATGTGCTCGAAATGACCTTCGACGAAGCAGCGGTATTTTTCGAGTTCCATTCGCGCCTGAGCGACCTCATGAAGCTGATGGTAGAAACCGGCCTCGGCTATTTAACCCTTGGCCAAAGCAGCCCTACGCTTTCCGGTGGCGAGGCCCAGCGGCTAAAGCTGGTCAGCGAGCTCGCGGCTGGGTTGCCGAGCTTCAAGGAGAAGTCGCGCAACATCCTGCGTCGCAATTTGTACATCCTTGAGGAGCCGACGATTGGCCTGCATTTGAGCGATTGCCAACGTCTGATTGAGCTGCTCCATCGTCTCGTGGATCAGCGACATTCCGTGATTGTGATCGAACACAATCTGGACCTGATTGCCGAGGCCGATTACGCGATCGAGATCGGGCCGCAAGGGGGTGAAAATGGCGGCGAAATCCTTTACCAGGGTAACGTCAAGGGGCTGGCGGAGCAGGCGAATTGCCCGACGTCGAAATATTTGAAGTCCTTGCTACGCGGATGA
- a CDS encoding DUF1573 domain-containing protein: MFTKNLMKLQALMAWLLMAPGLWAALEFETTSVNGGTVGHEQKQFVAKFPFKNTGDSTIKILSANSSCGCTVPALSKDVYAPGESGEIMATFDFGARTGRQQKSIAVVTDGEPQRITLRLSVTIPEILSIQPRVVFWNVGAEEIGPKEFQITLGEGVEGEVKLVGDLPEDFDISLTPAASDAADYTVTVLPKTSQPGRAKFKVGAFDAEGNLIADSYCFAIIRVARTSNISTSGNSPAPPAP; this comes from the coding sequence ATGTTTACGAAAAACCTCATGAAGCTTCAGGCGCTTATGGCGTGGTTGTTAATGGCACCCGGCCTTTGGGCGGCGCTTGAATTTGAAACGACCAGCGTAAACGGCGGCACGGTCGGCCACGAGCAGAAGCAGTTTGTGGCGAAATTCCCTTTTAAGAACACCGGTGACAGCACCATTAAAATTCTGTCGGCTAATTCCTCCTGCGGTTGCACGGTGCCCGCGTTGAGCAAGGACGTTTATGCGCCAGGTGAGTCCGGTGAAATCATGGCGACCTTCGACTTCGGTGCGCGCACGGGTCGCCAGCAAAAGAGCATTGCTGTCGTGACCGATGGCGAGCCGCAGCGGATTACGCTTCGCTTGTCAGTCACGATCCCGGAGATTCTGAGCATTCAGCCGCGTGTGGTTTTCTGGAATGTCGGTGCTGAAGAAATCGGCCCCAAGGAATTTCAAATTACCCTGGGTGAAGGCGTGGAAGGCGAAGTGAAGCTGGTCGGTGATCTGCCGGAGGATTTCGATATTTCATTGACCCCCGCCGCATCGGATGCCGCCGATTATACAGTGACGGTTTTGCCAAAGACCAGCCAGCCGGGCCGGGCGAAGTTTAAGGTCGGTGCCTTCGATGCTGAGGGAAATTTGATTGCTGATTCCTACTGCTTTGCGATCATCCGCGTAGCAAGGACTTCAAATATTTCGACGTCGGGCAATTCGCCTGCTCCGCCAGCCCCTTGA
- a CDS encoding MauE/DoxX family redox-associated membrane protein, with protein MKWVSHILCLLVGGFFIWTGVVKIAVPVDFFQNVLNYQLIGADLSWWVAMFLPWLEVFAGLGLMLPATRKGGLFWLAGMLAVFIVALLSALMRGLDIDCGCTGGSGTSVTFALVRNGFLLAALAGVFFIDKLCLRKTS; from the coding sequence GTGAAGTGGGTCTCGCACATACTTTGCCTTTTGGTCGGTGGGTTTTTCATCTGGACTGGGGTCGTGAAAATAGCGGTGCCGGTGGACTTTTTTCAGAACGTTTTAAACTACCAGCTTATCGGCGCTGACTTGTCCTGGTGGGTGGCAATGTTTCTCCCCTGGCTGGAAGTGTTTGCCGGGCTCGGCTTGATGCTGCCTGCAACGCGCAAAGGAGGCCTGTTTTGGCTCGCCGGCATGCTGGCGGTTTTCATTGTAGCGCTGTTGTCCGCACTAATGCGCGGCTTGGATATCGACTGTGGCTGCACGGGCGGCAGCGGAACGAGCGTCACCTTTGCACTGGTGCGCAATGGCTTCCTGCTTGCAGCGCTAGCCGGAGTATTTTTTATAGATAAATTATGTTTACGAAAAACCTCATGA
- a CDS encoding rhodanese-like domain-containing protein has protein sequence MPAWIQVLLILGLALAGAMGSAIMNEQPAPAALNTDAWMRTADDVASMPGVIWVDARRAEVFAAGHIDGAVNVSLENWDAGLGDLLTVWMPGEVVVVYCDGEGCQLSRETAEKLRTDLADDQIYWLQGGIEAWEGYQQ, from the coding sequence ATGCCAGCTTGGATTCAGGTTTTGTTGATCCTTGGTCTCGCCCTCGCGGGTGCGATGGGCAGTGCGATCATGAATGAGCAACCGGCTCCAGCCGCTCTCAACACGGATGCCTGGATGCGCACGGCGGACGATGTTGCCAGCATGCCGGGTGTTATCTGGGTGGACGCGCGCAGGGCGGAAGTATTCGCGGCTGGTCACATTGATGGCGCGGTTAATGTTTCATTGGAAAATTGGGACGCCGGTCTGGGCGACCTGTTGACCGTTTGGATGCCCGGCGAAGTCGTGGTGGTTTATTGCGATGGAGAGGGATGCCAGCTTAGTCGCGAGACGGCTGAGAAACTCCGCACCGATTTGGCTGATGATCAAATCTACTGGCTGCAGGGAGGAATCGAAGCCTGGGAGGGGTACCAGCAGTGA
- a CDS encoding NAD-dependent malic enzyme — translation MIDALPKTHPATGEQYLSVPLRGLPLLHHPFLNKGLAFTGEERFQLGLKGLLPSAERTIELQLTDVIDELDRQPSDLDKNIFLNNLLDRNETLFYRLVQDHVSEMVPLIYTPVVGEAIANYSHNFNQPRGIYLSYPDRDRMEEILDHRAFEHVDVICVTDGERILGLGDEGAGGIGITVGKLALYTICAGVNPSSCLPIGLDVGTNNESLLNDPEYIGWRHERVRGKDYDDFIAQFVDTVKRKFPHVFLHWEDFGKANATRILNTYRPQLCTFNDDIQGTGAVALSTLLAALKTTGQDLKDQRVAFLGGGTAGVGIADKIRLMMQQQGLSEEEAYSRFFLVDINGLLQEGQDLADFQQPYAKAAGTLDEWDVQDKANITLAEVVKHAAPTVLFGVSSQTGAFTEAIIRSMADRTERPIVMPLSNPTSKCEAVPQDVINWTEGRAVVATGSPFDDAIYQGKTIPVTQCNNAFIFPGIGLGVVATKPTAVSDGMIFAAVECLAAHAPSLEDPTARLLPPLEKAREVCHAIALAVGAKAYEEGLATVGSADELESLVRGKIWNADYLPYRPA, via the coding sequence ATGATTGACGCGTTGCCCAAAACACATCCCGCCACCGGCGAACAATACCTGAGCGTGCCGCTGCGAGGCCTGCCTCTGCTGCATCATCCGTTCCTCAACAAAGGTCTGGCTTTCACGGGGGAAGAGCGTTTTCAGCTGGGCTTGAAGGGCCTGCTACCATCCGCGGAGCGAACCATCGAGCTGCAACTCACCGATGTGATTGATGAGCTGGACCGCCAGCCGAGTGATCTCGATAAAAACATTTTCCTCAACAACCTCCTCGATCGCAATGAAACGCTGTTCTACCGCCTCGTGCAGGATCACGTGAGTGAGATGGTGCCGCTGATTTACACGCCGGTCGTCGGTGAAGCCATTGCCAATTACAGCCACAATTTTAACCAACCGCGCGGCATCTATCTGAGCTATCCCGACCGGGACCGGATGGAAGAGATACTCGACCACCGTGCCTTCGAGCACGTGGACGTCATTTGCGTGACGGACGGCGAGCGCATTCTCGGCCTGGGCGATGAAGGTGCCGGCGGCATCGGCATCACCGTGGGTAAACTCGCGCTCTACACGATTTGCGCTGGGGTGAACCCGAGCAGCTGCCTGCCTATCGGCCTTGATGTTGGCACGAATAACGAATCGTTGCTCAACGACCCGGAATACATTGGCTGGCGTCACGAGCGCGTGCGCGGCAAAGACTACGACGACTTTATTGCGCAGTTTGTCGACACCGTGAAGCGCAAGTTCCCGCACGTGTTTTTGCATTGGGAGGACTTCGGCAAAGCCAACGCGACGCGCATCTTAAATACCTATCGCCCTCAGTTGTGCACCTTTAACGACGATATTCAGGGCACCGGGGCAGTTGCGCTCTCGACTTTGCTTGCAGCGCTGAAAACAACCGGGCAGGACCTGAAAGATCAACGCGTGGCCTTCCTTGGCGGGGGCACGGCGGGCGTGGGCATCGCAGACAAAATCCGCCTGATGATGCAGCAGCAGGGCCTCTCCGAGGAGGAAGCCTACAGCCGATTTTTCCTCGTCGATATTAACGGCCTGTTGCAAGAAGGCCAAGACCTCGCAGACTTCCAGCAGCCTTACGCGAAGGCAGCCGGGACGCTCGACGAATGGGATGTTCAGGACAAGGCGAACATCACGCTGGCGGAGGTTGTGAAGCATGCGGCACCAACTGTGCTCTTTGGCGTGTCTTCACAAACGGGGGCCTTTACGGAGGCGATTATCCGCTCCATGGCCGATCGCACGGAGCGACCGATTGTCATGCCGCTGAGCAACCCGACCAGCAAGTGCGAGGCCGTGCCGCAGGACGTCATTAACTGGACAGAAGGCCGCGCCGTGGTTGCCACCGGCAGCCCGTTCGACGACGCGATTTATCAGGGCAAAACCATCCCTGTCACCCAGTGTAACAACGCGTTCATTTTCCCGGGTATCGGCCTGGGTGTCGTTGCCACGAAGCCGACCGCCGTCAGCGACGGGATGATCTTCGCGGCGGTCGAATGCCTGGCTGCGCATGCGCCATCTTTGGAAGACCCAACTGCGCGCCTGTTGCCGCCATTGGAGAAAGCCCGGGAAGTTTGCCACGCCATCGCGCTCGCCGTCGGTGCCAAGGCCTACGAGGAAGGGCTCGCTACGGTCGGCTCGGCCGACGAGCTGGAGTCACTCGTACGCGGTAAAATCTGGAACGCCGACTACCTGCCGTATCGTCCGGCGTAA